The proteins below are encoded in one region of Saccopteryx leptura isolate mSacLep1 chromosome 1, mSacLep1_pri_phased_curated, whole genome shotgun sequence:
- the LOC136388606 gene encoding olfactory receptor 5B12-like has translation MTLMENISEVTEFILVGLTDALEMQIPLFIIFSLIYLITLVGNLGMIMLILLDSQLHTPMYLFLSNLSLLDCVYASTVTPKVIVGFLTGDKIISYNACAAQMFFFAAFATVESFLLASMALDRHVAVCKPLHYTTTMTTTVCVLLVTVPYICGFLESSIHVAFTFHLSFCHSNVVNHFFCDIPPLLALSCSSINTNEIVLFTLAAFNVLLTLFVILNSYLFIFIAILRMHSAEGQKKAISTCASHLTTVSIFYGTIIFMYLQPNSSHSMDTDKMASVFYTMVIPMLNPLVYSLRNKEVKSAFKKVIGKAKSSLGLAY, from the coding sequence ATGACTTTAATGGAGAACATTTCAGAGGTGACTGAATTCATTCTTGTGGGGTTAACAGATGCCCTAGAGATGCAGATCCCACTCTTCATAATCTTCTCTCTCATCTACCTTATCACTCTGGTTGGAAACCTGGGCATGATCATGTTGATTCTGTTGGATTCTCAACTCCACACTCCCATGTACCTTTTTCTCAGTAACCTCTCCCTGTTGGACTGTGTTTATGCCTCAACTGTCACTCCCAAAGTAATTGTGGGGTTTCTCACAGGAGATAAGATCATATCATACAATGCATGTGCTGCCCAGATGTTCTTCTTTGCAGCTTTTGCCACTGTTGAAAGTTTTCTCTTAGCCTCAATGGCCTTGGACCGCCATGTAGCTGTGTGTAAACCCCTGCATTATACCACCACCATGACAACCACTGTCTGTGTCTTACTGGTCACTGTACCGTATATCTGTGGATTCTTGGAATCTTCCATCCACGTTGCCTTCACTTTTCACCTTTCCTTCTGTCATTCCAATGTTGTGAATCACTTTTTCTGTGATATTCCCCCACTGCTGGCTCTCTCTTGCTCCAGTATCAAcacaaatgagattgtcctcttCACGTTGGCTGCATTCAATGTCTTACTCACTCTCTTTGTTATTTTGAACtcttatctgtttatttttattgctatccTGAGGATGCACTCAGCTGAGGGACAAAAGAAAGCCATCTCCACCTGTGCATCCCATCTAACCACTGTTTCCATTTTCTATGGGACAATCATCTTCATGTACTTACAGCCAAATTCTAGTCATTccatggacacagacaaaatggCATCCGTGTTCTACACCATGGTCATTCCCATGCTGAACCCTCTGGTCTACAGCCTGAGGAACAAAGAGGTCAAGAGTGCATTCAAGAAGGTGATTGGAAAAGCAAAGTCTTCGTTGGGTTTGGCCTACTAA
- the LOC136387918 gene encoding LOW QUALITY PROTEIN: olfactory receptor 10Q1-like (The sequence of the model RefSeq protein was modified relative to this genomic sequence to represent the inferred CDS: inserted 1 base in 1 codon), translating into MFPRSPVLNQTRPTEFVFRAFTTVPEFQALLFLLFLLLYLLILCGNTAIIWAVCTHSSLRTPMYFFLCNLSFIEISYTTVVVPLMLSNLFGARKPISLAGCGTQMVFFLTLGGAHCFLLAIMAYDRYVAFCHPLHYTLIMTQKQCIQMVACAXVLALYLSLQLTSLVFTLPFCGHLREINHFLCDVPPVLRLACADIRVHQAVLCVVSILVLMVPFILISVSYVFITLAILRIRSAEGRRRAFSTCSSHLTVVLLQYGFCALVYLRPQSSASVDEDRQFALIYTFVTPLLNPLIYTLRNKDVKDALKKAINSKGTAEVLRDVSGT; encoded by the exons ATGTTTCCTAGGAGCCCGGTTCTCAACCAGACCCGCCCCACTGAGTTTGTCTTCAGGGCCTTCACCACGGTTCCTGAATTCCAGgcgcttctcttcctcctcttcctcctcctctacctgCTGATCCTTTGTGGCAACACGGCCATCATCTGGGCGGTGTGCACACACAGCTCCCTGCGCACACCAATGTATTTCTTCCTGTGCAACTTGTCCTTCATAGAGATCAGCTACACCACCGTGGTGGTGCCCCTGATGCTCTCCAATCTCTTTGGAGCCCGGAAGCCCATTTCTCTGGCTGGCTGCGGGACCCAAATGGTCTTTTTTCTTACGCTCGGTGGCGCCCACTGTTTTCTCTTGGCAATCATGGCCTATGATCGCTATGTGGCCTTCTGCCACCCGCTGCACTACACCCTCATCATGACCCAGAAGCAGTGCATCCAGATGGTGGCCTGCG TGGTCCTGGCCCTCTACCTGTCCCTGCAGCTCACATCCCTAGTCTTCACCTTGCCCTTCTGCGGGCACCTCCGGGAAATCAACCACTTCCTCTGCGATGTGCCCCCGGTCCTGCGGCTGGCCTGCGCTGACATCCGCGTGCACCAGGCCGTCCTCTGCGTCGTGAGCATCCTCGTGCTGATGGTCCCCTTCATCCTTATCTCTGTCTCCTACGTGTTCATCACCTTGGCCATCCTGCGCATCCGTTCCGCTGAGGGTCGGCGCCGGGCCTTCTCCACCTGCTCCTCTCACCTCACGGTGGTCTTGCTGCAGTATGGTTTCTGTGCCTTGGTCTACCTGCGTCCCCAGTCCAGCGCCTCAGTGGATGAGGACCGACAATTTGCCCTCATTTACACCTTTGTCACCCCCTTACTCAACCCGCTGATTTACACCCTTAGAAACAAGGATGTCAAAGATGCCCTAAAGAAGGCCATCAATAGCAAAGGAACAGCTGAGGTTCTCCGAGATGTTAGTGGAACTTGA
- the OR10W1 gene encoding olfactory receptor 10W1, which yields MTWGNHSLLMEFVFLAYPSHPELRASSFLGVSLVYTLIISGNVLIVVAIQTETRLHTPMYYFLGSLSGVEICYTAVVVPHILINILKSQKAITLLGCATQMIFFIGLGSADCFLLVIMAYDRYVAICHPLWYPIIMTLTLCVHLVVASVVIGLFLSLQLTVFIFSLPFCQTRGIEHFFCDVPPVMRLVCANSHIHEQSVLVAATLAIAVPFLLITASYTFIIAAVLKIHSAAGRQRAFSTCSSHLTVVLLQYGCCAFMYLRPSSSYSPKQDQFISLVYTLGTPLFNPLIYTLRNSEMKGAIRRVLTRNCFS from the coding sequence ATGACCTGGGGAAATCACTCACTGTTAATGGAGTTTGTGTTCCTGGCTTATCCCTCCCACCCTGAGCTGCGTGCCTCCTCCTTCCTTGGAGTCAGCCTGGTTTATACATTGATTATAAGTGGGAACGTCCTCATTGTGGTGGCCATCCAGACAGAAACTCGTCTGCACACACCCATGTACTATTTCCTGGGCAGCCTCTCAGGGGTAGAAATATGCTACACTGCTGTGGTGGTGCCTCACATTCTGATCAACATCTTAAAGTCACAGAAGGCCATCACCCTCCTGGGCTGTGCCACACAGATGATTTTCTTCATCGGACTCGGCAGTGCCGATTGCTTCCTCTTGGTTATCATGGCTTATGACCGATATGTTGCTATTTGCCATCCCTTGTGGTATCCTATCatcatgactttaactctttgtGTTCACCTGGTTGTTGCATCTGTGGTCATCGGCTTGTTCCTGTCCTTACAACTGACGGTCTTCATCTTCTCCCTGCCATTCTGCCAGACTCGGGGCATCGAACATTTCTTTTGCGATGTGCCACCAGTGATGCGTCTTGTTTGTGCCAACAGCCACATCCATGAGCAGTCGGTGCTGGTGGCAGCCACACTAGCCATTGCCGTGCCTTTCCTCCTCATCACCGCCTCCTACACCTTCATCATAGCTGCTGTGCTCAAGATCCATTCAGCCGCCGGCCGCCAGCGGGCGTTCTCCACCTGTTCCTCCCACCTGACTGTGGTCCTGCTGCAGTATGGCTGCTGTGCCTTCATGTACCTGCGCCCCAGCTCCAGCTACTCTCCTAAGCAAGATCAGTTCATCTCATTGGTATACACATTGGGCACCCCACTGTTCAACCCACTTATCTATACCTTGAGGAACAGTGAGATGAAGGGGGCCATAAGAAGAGTTCTTACCAGGAATTGCTTCTCCTAG